TCCCGTACGGCGGCGGCGCCCGTGCCGTGCACAGGGCCACCGCCCGGGACGTATGCGCCGCGCGAGGGCTCTTGTCTCGCTCGCCGGACCCGCCCTCCTCGGGCGGACCGGCGAAAGTCTGCTGGTCCATGCGCCTGCCGGGCCCGGGGTGGCTCCCTCGTCCACCGGCGGCGCTTCGACACCGTCCCTACCCGGTGCCGTCCCCTGCCGTGGGCGGGGTTCCGCTCGCGACCTGCGGTGTGGCGGCGAGGGCCGCGGCATCGTCGCGGTCCGGCGCGAGCGGATCGGTCACCATGCCGGTCTCCGCGTCGAGCGGCCCCTGCGCCAGCCTGGTCACCGCTGCCGGGACCGGCGGCGCCAGGTCAGCCGCGACTCGCAGGCCGGACAGGACGTCGTCGGGTCGTACGGCAGGTGTCAGGTGCCGCACTACCAGGCGCAGTATCGCACAAGGACCCGCCTGCGGCCTATCGCCCCCGGCCGGGAGCACATCGAGCGCGGCCACCGCGCCGCGCGTGTCGAAGGTCCTCATCCCCTTCTTCGTCTGCCGTTCCACCTCGACCGTCTCCGCGGCGAGGAAGGCGCGGACCGCCTCCTGCGCCGTGGCGGGCGGCACGCCGTCGAGCCGCAGCTCCCACACCGACGCCCCCAGCCGGTCGGCGAGTCCCGGGGCGCGGGCCTCGACGGCGTCGACGACGTCGAGACCGTCGGGCAGGGACTCGTCGAGCAGCGCCCGCAGCAGCTCCGGGTCGCGGGCCTCGGCGAGCGCGATCTCCAGGTACTCGGCCTCGCTCGCCGTCCCCGTGGGGGCGGCGTTCGCGTACGAGACCTTGGGGTGGGGGGTGAATCCCGCGGAGTACGCCATGGGCACCTCGGCCCGGCGCAGCGCCCGCTCGAAGGCGCGCTGGAAGTCGCGGTGACTGTTGAACCGGAGGCGGCCGCGCTTGGTGTAGCGGAGTCGGATGCGCTGCACCGCGGGTGCGGGCGGCGGGCCTTCGGGCTGTCGCTTGCCCAGAGTCGTTCAGTCCTTCGTCCGTGAGCTTGTCCTGCCCCCAGGGTACGTGCCCGCTTTTCCGGCGGCTCCGCTCAGTCGGCCTTTCCGCTGCGTCTCCTCTGCGTCGTACGGACGCCGCGCCGGCCGCCCGCGCCGCCGCGGGCCGCCCGCCGCCCTACTCCTTCGGCTCCCCCGTGGCGACCCAGTACCGCAGCTTGAGCCCCCGCCGGTCCTCGAACACGCCCCCGTTGGCCTCGATGACCTTCCGCGACGCGACGTTGTCGTGGTCGCAGGTCACCAGCACCTCCGCAAGCCCCAGACCGCGGGCCACCGGCAGCGCCTCGCGCAGCATGGCGGTGGCGTGGCCACGGCGGCGGGCGGTGGGGCGGACGTCGTAGCCGATGTGCCCGCCCTGCTCCCGCAGCCAGCCGGTGAGCGAGTGCCGGATGGCGATCCGGCCGAGGTAGGCGTCCCCGTCCACGTACCAGAGCGTGGTGCAGTGCACCCAGCCGGGGCGGATCATCGGGATGGTCTCGTCGGCCTCGGCGCGCAGCCCCGCGACGTACGAGGCGAAGACCGCGGGGTCGTGCCAGCGCCGGCGCCAGCGGCGCAGGTCCTGGCCGATGGACGTGTCGTCGCCGACCGCGCCCCTGCCCTCGGCCTCGAACTCCTTCATCGCCCCGGCGAAGGAGGCACGGAATCGAATGTGGGGGGTGGTCAGTTGCGGCATCGCCCCATGCTTACGGCGTCCGGAGGGTCGCGGCAACCGGATAACCGGAGGTCACAGCGTATTCACAAATCAGTTGAGGCGGATGCGCACGGTGAGGCGCAAGGGAGAATTTCCGTTAATCAAGGGCTTTGTGGAAGCATGACACTGAAAGTGTCCTTTTCCTCACTGGTGGTGACCATGGGCCAGCACGCCTCCCGATTCCCCTCCCGTACGCAACGCGCCCTGCTGCGCGCCGGCCTGACCGCGGCGGCGGCCGGGTCCGCGCTCGCGGCCGGCGGAGCCGCGGGCGCCGCCGCGGCGCCCGCGGACGGCCCGGCAAGCAGGGCGCTCGACACGCTGGACGAGCTGAAGGTCGGTGAGGACAACGAGATCGACGCCGAACAGGTGGCAGCGGCCCTGGCCGGCGTCTCCCAGGGCGTGGACACGACCAGGCAGACCGCGCTCGGGCCGCTGACGGCCCTCCGGCTCAACCCGATGGCCAAGACCGGCTCCGACCCGCTGGACAACTCGGTGGGCACCGCGGTCGGCGAGGGTGGTGCGCCGGTGAGCACGGCCGCGGTCACCGGGCCGCTGGCCGAGGGCGCCTCGCTGGGCGAGCTGCCGACGGCCGGCCCGGTCGTCTCGGGCCTCGTCGACTGAGGGCGGCCGCCCGGGAACCGGGCGGAGGACCGGCGCGGACGGCCCGCGGAGTTCGCTCCGCGGGCCGTCCGCGTGCGCCGGGGCCCGCCGCCGTCGTCCGTGCCCGCCGTACGCGCCCCGCGCAAGGCCCCGGCCCGGGGCGAGTGGGACTCGCCCCGGGCCGGGTGCCGGGTTTCCCCGTGTGGTGCGGACTCAGCCGGCGTCGTTGCCCGCGCCGTTGCCCGAGAGGATCGGGAAGTCGTCCAGCAGGTGGGACAGCGGGGCGTCGCCCTGGTCCGCGCTGGAGTTCTTGGCGCAGGTCTGGTTCTGGTTCTGGCTCAGGATCTCGGAGACGGCGGTCGTGCCGGCGAAGTTCTTCGCGACCTGGGGCAGCGCGATGCAGGGCTCGTTGAACGAGCCGTTGATCAGGCTCATGTTCGGGCTCATGTAGCCACCCGTCTTGGTGTTGCCGTATGCCTGCGTCGAGCCGTTGCCGTTGGCGTACGGGCCGTCACCGGTGTCGTCGGCGGCGAGCGCCTGCGGGGCGGCCATCGCCGAGGCGCCGAGCATGGTGACGGCAACCGCCGCGGTCTTCAGGTACTTCTTCATGATGTTCTTTCCTTTTCCACCTGAGGGAACAACGATGCGGGCACGCTGTACAACTCCGCACCCTTGAGTGAGTTATCCGGTACCGCCCGTTCGGACGATCGGATTGTGTTCCGGAGCGAAACCGACCGCTCAGGAGCCGCCGCGCGACTCCGCACCGGCGGGCGCCAGGGCGTTCTGTGGCAGGGCGCCCTGGATGACGTCGTGCGCCGCTTCGCCGACCGGTCGGGTCAGCTCCCGGACCGCCGGCCCGTCGACCGGCAGGTTGTGCTGCACCAGTTCGGTCGGCGGCCGGTTGACCAGACCCTCCACGGCCTGCTGGGCCGCGGCGTCCAGACTCAGGTCCGGGCTGGTGAGCCCGGGGTCGATGGCGCCCGCCTGGCCGGCAGTGCCGAGCGCCAGGGCGGCACCGCACAGGACCACGGCAGACTTGACGTACTTCACTTGGCATCCTTTCCGCCACGGAGTCATCGGGCGAATTCCTTACCGTCGGAGCGACGGCCGTTCTCCCGAAACCCCACCTTCGTTAGTCGAAACGAGGGCGGCGCGCCGACGACACGGTACGCGGAATAATTGCCTGCAAGTCCCCCGTGCGGAGCAATGATGCGATTGTCGACGTAACCCGGAAATGCGGCGGCGGAATGCCGAGAAATTCCAGGGGACGGGCACGGAAAAGCCCCGGGACCGGCTTTCGGGCCCGGGGCTCACCCGTGTTGTCGCCCACGCGTGCGGGTCTCGTCAGCCGGCCCGAAGGCCGGCCCGCGTCACCCCTCGTTTCCGCCCGTCGGGCCGTTGACCACGCTCAGCGGCAGCAGCTTCTTGCCCGTCGGGCCGATCTGGATCTCCGTGTCGAGCTGCGGGCAGACGCCGCAGTCGAAGCAGGGCGTCCAGCGGCAGTCCTCGACCTCGGTCTCGTCGAGCGCGTCCTGCCAGTCCTCCCAGAGCCAGTCCTTGTCCAGGCCGGAGTCCAGGTGGTCCCAGGGCAGGACCTCCTCGTAGGAGCGCTCGCGGGTCGTGTACCAGTCGACGTCCACGCCGTGCGCCGGGAGGGCCTTCTCCGCGGAGCGCATCCAGCGCTCGTACGAGAAGTGCTCCCGCCAGCCGTCGAAGCGGCCGCCGTCCTCGTAGACCGCGCGGATGACGTCGCCGACGCGGCGGTCGCCGCGGGAGAGCAGGCCCTCGACGATGCCGGGCTTGCCGTCGTGGTAGCGGAAGCCGATGGCGCGGCCGTGCCTCTTGTCGGCGCGGATGCGGTCGCGCAACTTCTCGAGACGGGCGTCGGTGTCCTCGGCGGAGAGCTGCGGGGCCCACTGGAACGGCGTGTGCGGCTTGGGCACGAAGCCGCCGATGGAGACGGTGCAGCGGATGTCGTTGGACCGCGCGACCTCGCGGCCCTTGGCGATGACCTTGGCCGCCATGTCCGCGATCTGCACGACGTCCTCGTCGGTCTCGGTCGGCAGCCCGCACATGAAGTAGAGCTTGACCTGCCGCCAGCCGTTGCCGTACGCGGTGGCGACGGTGCGGATCAGGTCCTCCTCCGAGACCATCTTGTTGATGACCTTGCGGATGCGCTCCGTGGCGCCCTCGGGGGCGAAGGTGAGGCCGGAGCGGCGGCCGTTGCGCGTCAGCTCGTTGGCCAGGTCGATGTTGAAGGCGTCGACCCGGGTGGAGGGCAGCGACAGGCCGACCTTGTCCTCCTCGTAGCGGTCGGCGAGGCCCTTGGCGACGTCGCCGATCTCGCTGTGGTCGGCCGACGACAGCGACAGCAGGCCGACTTCCTCGAAGCCGGTGGCCTTCAGGCCCCTGTCGACCATCTCGCCGATGCCGGTGATGCTGCGCTCCCGTACCGGCCGGGTGATCATGCCCGCCTGGCAGAAGCGGCAGCCGCGGGTGCAGCCGCGGAAGATCTCGACGCTCATCCGCTCGTGCACGGTCTCGGCCATCGGCACCAGCGGCTGCTTCGGGTACGGCCACTCGTCGAGGTCCATGACGGTGTGCTTGGAGACCCGCCACGGCACGCCGGAGCGGTTCGGCACGACCCGGGCGATGCGGCCGTCGGGCAGGTACTCCACGTCGTAGAAGGACGGGACGTACACCCCGCCGGTCTTCGCCAGCCGCAGCAGCAGCTCCTCGCGCCCGCCCGGACGGCCCTCGGCCTTCCACGCCTTGACGATGTCGGTCATCGTCAGCACGGCCTGCTCGCCGTCGCCGATCACCGCGCAGTCCACGAAGGCGGCGATCGGCTCCGGGTTGAACGCGGCGTGCCCGCCGGCGACGACGATCGGGTCGTCGTCGCCGCGGTCGGCGGCGGCCAGCGGGATGCCGGCGAGGTCGAGGGCCGTCAGCAGGTTGGTGTAGCCCAGCTCGGTGGCGAAGGAGACGCCGAGCAGGTCGAAGGCGCGCACGGGACGGTGGCTGTCCACGGTGAACTGCGGCACGTCGTGCGCGCGCATCAGCTCCTCCAGGTCGGGCCACACGCTGTACGTGCGCTCGGCGAGGGTGTCCGCGCGCTCGTTCAGCACCTCGTAGAGGATCATGACGCCCTGGTTGGGCAGGCCGACCTCGTAGGCGTCCGGGTACATCAGCGCCCAGTGGACGTCGACCGCGTCCCAGTCCTTGACGGTGGAGTTCAGCTCACCGCCGACGTACTGGATCGGCTTCTGGACGTGCGGGAGGAGGGCTTCCAGGCGGGGGAAGACCGACTCGACGGTGGGTGCGGGCACGGCAGTCATCGGGAAAGCTGTCCTCGTCGGTCCTGTGGTATGTACGCGGGTGACCATCCAGCGTAGCGCGCGCCCCGCGCGTGCCCCTCTTCACGCTGCTCAGAGATGCTTCCGGGACAGCCGCGGAAGCAGGTCGCGCAGCTCCGCGGCACGCGCCTCCTCGCGCGCGTAGAGGACGCCGTACGTGAACGAGGGCTCCCCCGCGGCCTGCGCCTGCACCGCGATCTCGCGCAGCGCGGACCGCGCCAGCACCCCGTCCTGGTAGTCGCCCAGCAACTCCTGGACCTCCCGCATCAGCGACGTGACGGTCTTGGCCTCCCGGCCCAGCGCGGGGCGGGCGACCTCGGCCGCGTAGCGGGTGCGCTTGGCGGCCTTGCGGGTCTCGTGGATGGCGGTGTCGCGGTCGGGGCCCGGCGCGAGGTCGAAGGTCTCCTGGAGGGAGCCGGCGAAGCGGCGGTACTGGCGGTCGACGGCCTTGCGCAGCACGGGCTCCGCGGGGCGTTCCGCGGCGGTGCGCAGCGGCGGGTCGGTGAGGATCGCGTCGAGGGCGTCGAGCAGGGCGAGGTAGCGGCCGCCGTCGAGCACGGCGACGATACGGCGCCGGGAGCCGGTGCGGCGGGCGGCGGACCAGGTGCGCAGCCGGCCGCGGACGGGGCCGAGGACGAGCGGGCGGTCCAGCTCCGCGAGAGCGGCGTGGATGCGCTCGGTGAGCACCTCGCGGTCGCGGTCGACGCCGAGTTCGCCGGCCAGCCAGCGGAGTTCCGCGGAGACCGGGTCGGTGACGGTGCGGTCGAGCACGGCGCGGTAGCTGCGGAAGGTGCTGCGCAGCCGGCGGCTTGCGACGCGCATCTGGTGCACGGCGTCGGGCTGGTCGCGGCGGACGGCGGGGTCGAGCTCGACGACGGCGGTGATCTGGGCGCGTACGTAGTCGAGGACGAGGTCGCCGGCGGGGCGGGCGGCGGGCTCGGGGTGCTTCTTGCCGGCGGCCTTCTTCTTCTCCCCCTTCTTGCCCGGCTTCTTCTTGTCCGGCTTCTTCTTGTCCGCGCTCTTCTTCTTGCCGTCCTTGCCGGTGTTCGGCTTCTTGTCGTTCTTCTTGTCGCCCTTCTGCTTCCGCTCGTCCGTCTCCGCCAGCGCCCGCGCCAGCTTCGACGGCGCCGTGGAGCGCCGCAGCCCCGCCCCGGTCAGCGCCGCGTCCACCGCGTCCAGCACCTCCGGGTCTCCCCCGGCGCTCAGCTCGGCCTCCACCTCGGCCCACCGCGCCGTCGCCCCCGTCTCCGGGCGCTCCGCGGTCACCCGGTCGACGGAGACCTCCGCGACCGGTTCGCCGTCCGCGTCGAGCAGTTGGTGGACGTCCCGCTCCGTGCGGATGCGGACGACGGGCGCCAGCTCGGCGTCGCGCGTACGGGAGCGGACGAGGGCCGCGAGGCGGCGCGGGATGCCCTCGCCGAGCGGGGCACGGATCTCGTCGCGTACGCCCGCGGCGACCGGCAGCTTCAGATGCCAGCCCGCGTCGTCGCCGCCCGTGCGGCGGCGCAGGGTGATGCCGTCGGCCGCCAGCCGGCGGGCGGCCGTGTCGTAGTAGACGGCGTCGAGCAGAGCGGTGCCCTGGTCGATCACCGACGCCACGCCGTGGACGCCCGTCAGGTCCGGCAGCGGGGGCAGTTCGCGGGTGCCCGCCGTGGCCTCGTACTTCCGCTCGATCTCGCGCACCGTGTCCACCATGAATCGAATTTAGCCGCGGATGGGCGAGGGGTCATGAGGTACGCGGCGCCGGATCACGGGAATGTGCCGGGTGGCGAGGGTCCCGGGGGTGTCCTAGCGTCGCGCCTGGAACGACAAGGAGCTCGCCCATGGCCCAGACGCGCACCATCCCCGCCATCAGCTACGCCGAGGACATCGACGAGGGCGTGACCGGTGTGGACGCCGGGCTGCTGGTGCTGCGGGCGGTGGCCGGCGTGATCCTGGCGGGGCACGGGGCGCAGAAGCTCCTCGGCTGGTTCGATGGCCCGGGGTTCGACGCGACGGCGGCGACGCTGGCAGGGGCCGGCTATCCCTCCGGGCGGACGATGACGTGGGTGCTGGGGCTGAGCGAGATCGTGGGCGGGTTCGCGCTGGTCATCGGCTTCCTCACCCCGTTGGCGGCCGCCGCGGTGATCGGCGTGATGATCAACGCGGTCGCCTTCAAGTGGGGCTACGACTGGAGTGGCCCGATCGCGGCGACGGATCCGCGGGGCATCGAGTACGAGTTCCTGCTCGGCGCCGCGGGCGTGGCGCTGGCGCTGACCGGGGCGGGGCTGGTCTCCGTGGACGGTGCGCTCGGACGCGGCGGGAGGCTCGCGCCGGGGCTGGCCGCGGTGCTGCTGGGGGTGGCGGCGGGGGTGGGCGTGCTCATCCTGCGGCGGCTGTAGCGCGGGCGGGCCCCGGCTCCGTAGCGCCGGGCCTCACCTCGCAGCGGCGCTCAGGCGGAGAGGGGCCGCTGCGCCTTGATGGACTGCAGCAGTCCCACCGCGATCCACACCGCGAACATCGACGAGCCGCCGTAGCTGACGAACGGCAGCGGCAGGCCCGCCACCGGCATGATGCCGAGCGTCATCCCGATGTTCTCGAACGCCTGGAACGCGAACCACGCCACCACGCCCGCCGCCACGATCGTGCCGTACAGGTCGCTGGCGTCCCGCGCGATCCGGCAGGCCCGCCACAGCATCACGCCGAGCAGCACCAGGATGAGCCCCGCGCCGACGAAGCCCAGCTCCTCGCCCGCGACCGTGAAGATGAAGTCGGTCTGCTGCTCGGGCACGAACTGGCCGGTCGTCTGGCTGCCTTCGCCCAGGCCCTTGCCGGTCGCGCCGCCGGAGCCGATGGCGATACGGGCCTGGTTGGTGTTGTAACCGACGCCCGCCGGGTCGAGCGCCGGGTTGGCGAAGGCGGCGAAGCGGGCGACCTGGTACTCGTCGAGCATGCCCAGCGAGACGATCAGCGCCGCGCCGCCGACGCCCGCCAGTACCAGCCCCAGCACCCAGCGGTTCGACGCGCCCGAGGCCAGCAGCACGCCCAGCACGATCGACGTCAGCACCATCGCCGAGCCGAGGTCCGGCATCAGCACGACGATCCCGATGGGCACCGCGGCCAGGCCGAGGGCCTGGACGACGGTGCGGTGGTCGGGGTGCTCGCGGTCGCCTGCGTCGACCCGGGCGGCGAGGATCATCGCCATCCCCAGGATGATCGTGATCTTGGTGAACTCGGCCGGCTGGACCGTGAAGCCGCCGCCGAGGTCGAGCCAGGCGCGGGAGCCGTTGATGGTGCTGCCCAGCGGGCTGAGCACCATCGCGACGAGCACCAGCGACAGCCCGTAGAGCACGGGCACCACCCCGCGCAGCGTGCGGTGGCCCACCCAGACGGTGGCGGCCATCAGCGCGATGCCGATGGTGGTGAAGATCGCGTGCCTCATCACGAAGAAGTACGGGTCGCCGCCGGTGAGGTCGTCGCGGTTGCGGGTCGCCGACCAGACCAGCGCCGTGCCCAGGACGGAGAGCGCGAGCCCGGAGAACATCAGCATCCAGTCGACCCGGCGCACCAGCGAGTCGCGCGCGGTCAGCCTGCCCCACGTGCCCAGCTCGGGGGTGAAGCGCCGGACCGAGTACCCCTCTGCGGCCGTCATCGCGCCTCGATCCTGCCGTCCGGCGAGATCTTCGGCAGCTTCTTCTCCGGCTCGGGCAGCAGCGCCTTCTTCTTGCCGCCGACGCCGTAGAGCGCGTCGTAGACGGCGCGGACCGCGGGCGCCGAGGCGCCGGAGCCGGTGCCACCCTGGGACATGGTCATGACGATCGCGTATTCGTCGGTGTACGTCGCGAACCACGAGGTCGTCTGCTTGCCGTAGACCTCGGCGGTGCCGGTCTTCGCGTGCATCGGGATCTTCTCCTGCGGCCAGCCGCCGAAGCGCCAGGCGGCGGTGCCGCGGGTGGCCACGCCCGCGAGGGCGTTGTCCATGGCCGCGCGCGTCTCCTTGTCCATCGGCAGCTTGCCGTGCTCCTCCGGCTCGATCATGTCGACCTTCTTGCCGTCGGCGCTGACGATGGCCTTGCCGACGGTCGGCTTGTAGAGCGTGCCGCCGTTGGCGAGGGCCGCGTACATCGTCGCCATCTGTATCGGGGTGACGAGCGTGTCGCCCTGGCCGATGGAGTAGTTGACGGAGTCACCGGCACGCATCTGCATGCCCTCCCGGCAGTTCTCGTACGCGATGCGCTGGGCGTAGTCGCCGTCCTTCTTGCCCTGCTTGCACCAGGCGTCCTTGTTGGCCCGCCAGTAGTCCTTCTTCCACTGCCTGTCGGGCACCCGGCCGGGGACCTCGTTGGGGAGGTCGACGCCGGTCTCCGCGCCGAGGCCGAACTGGTGTGCGGTCTTGTAGAACCAGTCGTCGGGCTTCTTCTTCGGCTTGATACCGCCGTCGTTCTGCCACTCCTGGTGCGCCAGCCGGTAGTAGACCGTGTCGCAGGAGACCTCCAGCGCGCGGCCGAGGCCGATGGCGCCGTAGCTCTGCGACTCGAAGTTCTTGAAGACCTGGCCGCCGATGCTGTAGTCGCTGCTGCACTCGTAGCTGCCGTCGAAGTCGTAGCCGGCGTTGACCGCGGCCGCCGTCGGGATCGGCTTGAAGATCGAGCCGGGCGCCGACTGGCCCTGGATCGCCCGGTTGAGCAGCGGGTAGTTGGCCTTCTTGCCGGTGAGCCTCTTGTACGTGCCGGAGTCGATGCCGCCGACCCAGTCGTTCGGGTCGTACGACGGGTTGGACGCCATGGCGACGATGCGGCCGGTGGCGGCCTCCATCACCACCATCGCGCCGGAGTCCGCCTTGTAGTTCGTGCCGGTGTTGTCGTCGAACTCGGTGCGGGCCTTCTCCATCGCCTTCTCCAGCTCCGCCTCGGCCAGCGCCTGCACCCGCGAATCGATGCTCGTGACCAGGTTGGAGCCGGGCACGCCCGGCTGCTTGTCGGCCTCTCCTATCACCCGGCCGAGCTTGTCGACGCGGTAGCTCGTCACCCCGGCCTGGCCGCGCAGTTCGGAGTCGTAGGAGCGCTCCAGGCCCGAGCGGCCGATCTGGTCGGTGCGCAGCAGCGGGTTGTCGCTGTCCTCGGCGTCGGCGATCTCCTCGTCGGTGACCGGGGAGAGATAGCCGAGCACCTGGGCGGTGTTCGCGTCGTTCGGCGAGCCGTAGCGGCGGACGGCGCTGGGCTCCGCGGTGATGCCGGGGAACTCCTCGGCGCGCTCGCGGATCTGCAGCGCCTGGCGGGCCGTGGCCTCGTCGGTGATGGGGATCGGCTGGTACGGGGAGCCGTTCCAGCAGGGCTTGGGGGTCTTGGCGTCGCAGAGCCGGACCCGCTCCATGACGGTCTTGGGGTCCATGCCGAGCACGTCGGCGAGCTTGGTCAGTATCGCCTCGCCGTCGTCGTCCATCTTCATCAGGTCGGTGCGGCTGGCGGAGACCACGAGGCGGGTCTCGTTGTCGGCGAGCGGTTCGCCGCGGGAGTCGAGGATGGAGCCGCGTACGGCGGGCTCGATGACCTGCTGGACGTGGTTGCCCGCGGCCTCCGCCTCGTACTCGTCGCCGTTGCGGATCTGCAGGTACCACAGCCGGCCGCCGAGCGTGAGCAGCAGCGAGAGCACGAGGACCTGGATGCCGACGAGCCGGACGGTGACCCGGGTGGACTTGCCGGTCTCCGGGATGTTGGTCACAGCCGCTTCACCCCTTTGATGCGGGTGGCCTTGGCGGCCTTGGACTTGGGGCCGAACAGGTTGCCGCGCTGCCGGCCGATGCCGCCGCGGCCGTAGGAGCGGGCGCGCTTGACGGCGGTGCGGCTGACCGTGCCGCCGGCCAGCCAGCGGTACGAGGAGTCGCCCGCGGCCGAGCCGCCGGTGGCGGTCTCGGCGGCCTCGGCGGTCGTGTCCCGGTCGGCCTTGCGGGCCAGCGCCATCACCAGCGGCACGGTGAACGGGGCGAGCAGCAGGTCGTAGATCGCGGCGGTGAAGACCAGGCTGCCCAGGCCCACGCCGCGCACCGAGCCCTCGCCGACGAGGGCGCCGACGCCCGCGTACAGCAGCGTGGAGCCGACGGCGGCGCAGCCGACGACCATCATCGGGCCCGCGGCGGTGCGCACCTGGCCGGTCTCGGGCTTGATGAGCCCGGCGAGGTAGCCGATGACGGCGAGCACGAGGGCGTAGCGGCCCACGGCGTGGTCGGCGGGCGGCGCGATGTCGGCGAGCAGTCCAGCGGTGAAGCCGACGAGGGCGCCGCCGACGTGCCCGTAGACCATCGCGAGGGCGAGGACGACGAGGAGCGTCAGATCGGGTACGGCGCCGGGCAGATGGAGCCTGGCGAGCACGGTGACCTGGAAGACGAGGGCGGTCACCAGCAGCGAGGCGCAGAGCAGGACGCGGTTCACGTGCCTCATGCGGTCAGTTCACGTCCTCTCCGGCTGCGGGGCCCCCGGCGGCGGGATCGGCCGCCGGGTCCTCGCCGGCACCGGTACCGGCCCCGGCGTCCGCCTCGCCCTCGGCCGCGCCGCCGTCCGCCTCGCCCTCCCCGCCCGGGGGGACGGTGACGGTGACGGTGGGCGTCGGGGTGGCCTTCGGCGCGGGCGGCAGGACCGTGTCGCGCGGGTCGTCGCGGGGCGGCTGGACGACGACGCCGACGATGTCGAGCCGGGTAAAGGAGGCGTACGGCTCGACGTACACGGTGCGGGTGACGTCGCCGACCGGCTCGACCGACGAGACGACTCCTATCGGCACGCCCGGCACGAACGGCCGCGATTCGCTGGAGCCGAAGGTCACCAGCCGGTCGCCCTTCTCCACCTTCAGCTTGCCGTTGAGCAGTTCGACCTTCATGGGCCGGTCGCCCTGCCCGGTGGCGAAGCCCAGTTCGCTGGTCTTCTCCAGCCGGGTGCCGACGGTGAAGTCCGGGTCGTTGGCGAGCAGCACGGTGGCCGTGGACGGGCCGACGGTGGTGACGCGCCCGACGAGGCCGTCGCCGTTGAGTACGGTCATGTCCCGCTCCAGTCCGTCGCGGGAGCCGGCGTCGATGGTCACGGTCCAGGACAGGCCCTGGGCCGCTCCTATGGCGATGACCTGGGCCCCCTTGATGCCGTAGCGCCCGGCGCCCGCGGTGCCCAGGATCTTGTCCAGCTCGGCGGCGCGGGCGCGGTTGCGGTCGTCGCTGCCCAGTCGCTGCTTCAGCTCGGCGTTCTGC
The Streptomyces sp. CNQ-509 DNA segment above includes these coding regions:
- a CDS encoding rodlin codes for the protein MKKYLKTAAVAVTMLGASAMAAPQALAADDTGDGPYANGNGSTQAYGNTKTGGYMSPNMSLINGSFNEPCIALPQVAKNFAGTTAVSEILSQNQNQTCAKNSSADQGDAPLSHLLDDFPILSGNGAGNDAG
- the rodA gene encoding rod shape-determining protein RodA, coding for MTAAEGYSVRRFTPELGTWGRLTARDSLVRRVDWMLMFSGLALSVLGTALVWSATRNRDDLTGGDPYFFVMRHAIFTTIGIALMAATVWVGHRTLRGVVPVLYGLSLVLVAMVLSPLGSTINGSRAWLDLGGGFTVQPAEFTKITIILGMAMILAARVDAGDREHPDHRTVVQALGLAAVPIGIVVLMPDLGSAMVLTSIVLGVLLASGASNRWVLGLVLAGVGGAALIVSLGMLDEYQVARFAAFANPALDPAGVGYNTNQARIAIGSGGATGKGLGEGSQTTGQFVPEQQTDFIFTVAGEELGFVGAGLILVLLGVMLWRACRIARDASDLYGTIVAAGVVAWFAFQAFENIGMTLGIMPVAGLPLPFVSYGGSSMFAVWIAVGLLQSIKAQRPLSA
- a CDS encoding TIGR03960 family B12-binding radical SAM protein, whose protein sequence is MTAVPAPTVESVFPRLEALLPHVQKPIQYVGGELNSTVKDWDAVDVHWALMYPDAYEVGLPNQGVMILYEVLNERADTLAERTYSVWPDLEELMRAHDVPQFTVDSHRPVRAFDLLGVSFATELGYTNLLTALDLAGIPLAAADRGDDDPIVVAGGHAAFNPEPIAAFVDCAVIGDGEQAVLTMTDIVKAWKAEGRPGGREELLLRLAKTGGVYVPSFYDVEYLPDGRIARVVPNRSGVPWRVSKHTVMDLDEWPYPKQPLVPMAETVHERMSVEIFRGCTRGCRFCQAGMITRPVRERSITGIGEMVDRGLKATGFEEVGLLSLSSADHSEIGDVAKGLADRYEEDKVGLSLPSTRVDAFNIDLANELTRNGRRSGLTFAPEGATERIRKVINKMVSEEDLIRTVATAYGNGWRQVKLYFMCGLPTETDEDVVQIADMAAKVIAKGREVARSNDIRCTVSIGGFVPKPHTPFQWAPQLSAEDTDARLEKLRDRIRADKRHGRAIGFRYHDGKPGIVEGLLSRGDRRVGDVIRAVYEDGGRFDGWREHFSYERWMRSAEKALPAHGVDVDWYTTRERSYEEVLPWDHLDSGLDKDWLWEDWQDALDETEVEDCRWTPCFDCGVCPQLDTEIQIGPTGKKLLPLSVVNGPTGGNEG
- a CDS encoding DoxX family protein, translated to MAQTRTIPAISYAEDIDEGVTGVDAGLLVLRAVAGVILAGHGAQKLLGWFDGPGFDATAATLAGAGYPSGRTMTWVLGLSEIVGGFALVIGFLTPLAAAAVIGVMINAVAFKWGYDWSGPIAATDPRGIEYEFLLGAAGVALALTGAGLVSVDGALGRGGRLAPGLAAVLLGVAAGVGVLILRRL
- a CDS encoding GNAT family N-acetyltransferase; the encoded protein is MPQLTTPHIRFRASFAGAMKEFEAEGRGAVGDDTSIGQDLRRWRRRWHDPAVFASYVAGLRAEADETIPMIRPGWVHCTTLWYVDGDAYLGRIAIRHSLTGWLREQGGHIGYDVRPTARRRGHATAMLREALPVARGLGLAEVLVTCDHDNVASRKVIEANGGVFEDRRGLKLRYWVATGEPKE
- a CDS encoding TIGR03936 family radical SAM-associated protein is translated as MQRIRLRYTKRGRLRFNSHRDFQRAFERALRRAEVPMAYSAGFTPHPKVSYANAAPTGTASEAEYLEIALAEARDPELLRALLDESLPDGLDVVDAVEARAPGLADRLGASVWELRLDGVPPATAQEAVRAFLAAETVEVERQTKKGMRTFDTRGAVAALDVLPAGGDRPQAGPCAILRLVVRHLTPAVRPDDVLSGLRVAADLAPPVPAAVTRLAQGPLDAETGMVTDPLAPDRDDAAALAATPQVASGTPPTAGDGTG
- a CDS encoding CYTH and CHAD domain-containing protein; the protein is MVDTVREIERKYEATAGTRELPPLPDLTGVHGVASVIDQGTALLDAVYYDTAARRLAADGITLRRRTGGDDAGWHLKLPVAAGVRDEIRAPLGEGIPRRLAALVRSRTRDAELAPVVRIRTERDVHQLLDADGEPVAEVSVDRVTAERPETGATARWAEVEAELSAGGDPEVLDAVDAALTGAGLRRSTAPSKLARALAETDERKQKGDKKNDKKPNTGKDGKKKSADKKKPDKKKPGKKGEKKKAAGKKHPEPAARPAGDLVLDYVRAQITAVVELDPAVRRDQPDAVHQMRVASRRLRSTFRSYRAVLDRTVTDPVSAELRWLAGELGVDRDREVLTERIHAALAELDRPLVLGPVRGRLRTWSAARRTGSRRRIVAVLDGGRYLALLDALDAILTDPPLRTAAERPAEPVLRKAVDRQYRRFAGSLQETFDLAPGPDRDTAIHETRKAAKRTRYAAEVARPALGREAKTVTSLMREVQELLGDYQDGVLARSALREIAVQAQAAGEPSFTYGVLYAREEARAAELRDLLPRLSRKHL